The stretch of DNA CACTTTGAACAGCACCGGTATCTCAAAACTTGCCTGCGGTCACAGGCAAACGGACATTGCCCTAAAACGGCGGCGCAGGTCTAATTGTTATTAGAAACTGCGGCCGATTCGTTTCGAGATAAGGCCGCCTTCCCGGCAATCAACTGTGACTACGATGAATCGACTGACACGACAACTCAATTTTCCGCCCTCTACGCTCACCCTAGCTTTGTTGTTGTCGGCCCTGGTTCTGTTGGCACCGCTGGGCGCTTGTGGAGACGAGGAGTCGCTCACAGCTCGCTATTTTGATGGACTGCGCAGCCGTCAGCTTTACGAAGTTGCCGAATTGTATGGCCGGGAGCAACTGCTTCGAGACGATTTACTGCCCGAAGAACGCCTGGAATTCACCATCGAATTGTCGCGGACTCTGGCCGACCATGCGATGCACGCCGGCGACGCACAGCAACAGGCAAAATTATGGACCGAGGCCCGCGAAATCCTCAACACGTTGATTCAGCAAACTCCGCAGCAGCAATTTTCGCTGGAGTTTCAATTGGCCCAGCTAGACGCCCTCCGCGGCCAATCGTTACGTTACCAGTCCCAAATTGCGCCCTACGATCACGTACTCCGCGACCAAGCGGCGAAAATCCTCGCCCAGGCGATCGAGCAATTTCGCGCTGTGCAACGTTCCGCAGACGCGGCTTTGAAAGGGTTGAGCCAAGCGACCAATTCCGCATCACCCTATACCGAACCGGAACTTGCCGGTTTGGTGGCGCAGGTCAAACAGTCGGAGGCAACGGCGCTGCTCGATTTGGCAATGGTGTTACCCAGCGATTCACCCGACCGCGCGGTTGCGCTGATCGACGCGGCGAAACGGTTAAAAGAGTTGCCCAGAAGCAGCAGTGGTCCGGGGAAAATCCGCGCTGCTGAAGTTCAGTTGCTGTACGCGCGCTGCTTGCGGCTGCAGCGTCACTATCAACAGTCGTTGGACTTGCTCAACCAGTTTTCCAAAGCCGGAGCGAATTCGGTGATCGGCGATCGCGCCACCGGTGAGCGGATTCGCGCCTTATTAGGCATGAAACGGACGGATGAAGCGGCCAAACTGATCGACGATTTCACAATCGCCGGCCGGGAACTTCCTGCAGAGTTGGAATTTCTCAACGTGCGGATCTTGTCCACGCAATGGCAACAACAAGTTGCTGAAGGCAATTCGGCCGCAGCAGCGGGCTTGTTGGAATTGATTCATCAACAAGCGGAAAAAGTGCAACAGCAAACCGGCGGGTATTGGGGAGCGCGGGCCTGGGCCTTATGGGAGTCCAATCAAGAATCGAGCCAATACGGAGCGGAAGTCGCGCTGGCGATTCGCGAAGCCCGCGCCCTATATGGGCATGGAAAAGTACTCGACGCGATCGAACAGTACGGCCAAGCGGCCTCGACGGCTTTTAGAACGGGACAGCGCGACTTGGCATTCGATTTGGCATTCACCCGCGCCTCGTTACAGCTTCGCACCAAGCAATACGAAGTCGCTGCCCGCGCGTTTGGCGAGTTGTATGAAAAATTTCCACTAAACGCCCGCGCCGCCGATGCGTCCTTGCTCCGCGCGTTTGCCTTGGGACAGGTCTATAACACGCGGCGCACCCAAAACAAGCGGCAAGCCTATACAGAGGCGTTGGAGCAACATCGCGAACAATTCGCCGAGCATCCAACATCCGCCGCCGCCACGTGGATGTTGGCAGAATTGGAAGAGCAGCGGTTACAAACAACCGTCGCGCTCCAATTATATCAGACGATCCCGGCCGACCATGCTCGTGGCCCCGCTTCGCGCGTCGCCATTGCCCGTTGCTATGAAAAAATCCTCAGACGACTGCAATCGCTGGGGCGACCGACGGACAGTTGGCAGGAGATTGCCACCAACGAGATTCAGGGTTTCCTGCCGCCCCAGTCCTCCAATCTAAGTTCCCCGCTCACAGAGCCGCAGTGTGAGATTGCGACCTACTTGGCCAAGATTTATTTGCATGCGACGCCACCCAATTTTGCCGCTGCGGATGCCGTGTTGGCGCGAGTGTTCGACGGACGTTCCGCTGGGGCAGCAACAAACAATTCGCCGCAATTACGAAAAACCTTGGCAGCGGCAATGCAACTTCGCGTGGTTTCGCTGGCTGGACAGAACCGGCTCGCCGATGCGGGCAAATTGCTCAATCAACTGTCGGAAACTAGCCCGGTGGAAATGTTGGGCATCCTGGGCGGCTTGTCCAAATTGGTGGAAGACGCCGGTGACGAAACAAGCCGCGATGTCGGGGCGCTCCAGCTGCAAGCGGTCGAAAAACTCGACACGCGACGCGAACAGCTGACCCCCGCCCAGGCAAAACGCTTAGACCAATGCCGAGCGCAAGCCTACGAAGCCCTGGGCCGGATTGATGCAGCGATTGAGCTCTATGAAGAGTTGCGGGAAACGTTTCCCAAAGATCGCGAGCTACAAAGAAATCTGGGGGAGGCGCTGATTCATTGCGGAACGCAACGCTGTTTGAATCAAGCAACGCAGTTGTGGGCGCGTCTGGAAACGGCAAATAAGTCGGGAACCCCGCAATGGCTGAACGCGCGCTACTATCGCGCTTTGACCGCCTTCAAGCTCAAGGATTACGACCTCTGTTACAAATTGACAGGAATCGCTGCGCAGCTTTACCCCGAATTGGGCGGAGCGGAGTTGAAGCCGCGCTACGAAGAGTTGTCCAAGCAATGTGACGCCCAGCGCGCAAAAAAATGAGACGCAATCGCCCTAAGCAGCGATTGCGTCCCGTCTGAAATTCCAATGGAACCTCTATAGCATAGACGCGTGGCTTACCACGGTGTCCGCATGTAGTAGGCACCTTGTTGCATCGTATCGGTCGGCCAGTAGACCATGGCGGGAGAGTTTTGTCCCTGCACCATCTGAGGGCGGGTCATTTGCCAGCCGAACGGAACATGTGTCTTTCGCGACGAGGGCAAGCCCCAGCCGTAATTGTATTGCTTGCAGACAACCGGCGCGAGCGGCACCGTGACCGGCACACCATACCCCTGTTGGGAATTGATGTATTGATCGCGGCAATCGTTGCGGCTAAACGGCTCATACCGGCAGTAGCGCCGACGGTAATCGGGAAGGAATCGCCTGCGGTGGCCATAGCCTCCGCCGTAGCCGTAGCCATTGCATTCGGCGCCGACATATCCCTCGGAGACAACTGTCGATGAGGTCGTTTCGGGGGTGCTGGTGGTCACAGGGCCGCCGGTCGGTTCGGGGACCGGCTCCTGCGCTTGCCCGCTATTCAGGCTGAGTGCTGAAACCATCAGGCAGGCCATCCCGCCTGTGGCAAGCACTTGAAAAAATCTGATTTGCATAGGTCAAATCCTAGGTCACGAGACGGGGGATTATTGGGAATGAGGCGGTCCGCATCACACGCGATTCCGCCCTGCGGCTGGTAGGCCGACAATCGCGGGGCTCAGTGCGGTGGCAGGAACAACGTTTTGAAGATCGAACGTTTCCGCTTGTACTTCACGATGATTTCTGTGCCCTTCAATTTGCAGTGGCCTTTGCAACCGCTCATGCCACACCGAGGACAGACATCTTCACCACATTCGTCGTTGCAGCGATTTCGGAGATGTTTGCCAGGCAGACCGAAAGGACCGGTCTTGTGCTTGTAGTAAAACGGGGGCGCCAGATAGTGATGCTCGTGAGCATACAGGTATTCGTGGGGATAGAACGCGGGGTTGGTGATGTAGGTGCCACCCATCCGCCGGGGGACGGTTTGGACCGGCATCGGATACAGACCGGCATTCATCACAGGCGCGGTCATACCCGGCCCGCCGTTGTAGCCTTTGTCCGAAAAGAAAATATCGCCAGCCTGCGCGGCTTGCGAAACGATCAGCGTCAAGGCGACCCCTGCCAGGGCCGCGCACATTATCCGTCGGGTCATCGGTTTCCCTCCTTGGGATCAGTCTGCCATTTTTGGATTCGCGCCGGGTGCGCGGTTCCGGAATGTGTTTTCGGCAACCTCACCTCCGGCGAGGCCGTTTCGAATCTGCCGTTTTGTCTCTTGGGTCGGAGCTCAACCGCACGAATCCATTCGTGATCCGGCTGAAAAAATAATCTCATCAATCGGCGCATCGCCTTGAGGCGGAACGGAGCCAATCAGTACAGAAATTCGGCTCATAATGACTACCGCAATTAGTCATTCCTTCCGCTCAGTTCGTATTCCGACCATTTTTCCGAATTCGCATGCTGGTAAGGCCTTACGACTGCCGTCGCTTGTGGAAATACCGTCATGAGGAGTACAATCCGAGCAATCGCGTAGAGTGAAAAAGTCGCTAAAATCGATACAGTCACGCTCGTGAAAAAGTAACGATTATTACGGTTGCATCAATCGCCGGAGTTGCCACAATTGGCGCCGCGGCATCGGCCCCGCATCCCGGCAATGGTGCTAACACATCGCAAGTAGTGCAAACACATCGCACGGAGGCCTCCGTCATCTCGCCGCAGTGTTCGGCAGCACGGACGCGGTTGCCTTCGCTAACTTTGACAGACAACTCGACAACTGACAGTGGCAACACTGTGTCATACGGAGAAGACATTGGCCCCGAAACGTACCCCGAAACGTAAGCAGAGCAAAAAGGCCGTCGCCGCGAAAAGCAAAGGCAGCAATTCCAACGGCAGCAATGGAAGTAACGGTGCAGATCGAATTGAGTACGTTTCCATCAGCCAGGAAACCCGTCGACGGTACCTCAACTATGCCATGTCGGTCATCACCGCCCGCGCTCTGCCCGACATCCGCGACGGCCTCAAACCGGTTCAGCGCCGTATCTTGTATGTCATGTTCAACGGTTTGCGGCTGACATTCGATGCCAAGCACCGTAAGTGTTCCAAAATTTGCGGCGATACCACGGGAAACTTTCATCCCCACGGCGATGTGGCTGTCTACGAAGCACTCTGTCGTATGGCTCAGGACTTTTCCTTGCGCAAACCGCTCATCGATGGCCAAGGCAACTTTGGCTCGATGATGGGGCTTCCCGCCGCCGCCTCGCGGTACACCGAGGCGAGACTGACCACGATTGCCGCTGAGTTGATGAGCGAACTGCGGTACCAGACGGTCGATATGCGACCGACCTATGATGCGGTCACTGAGGAACCGGTCGTCCTCCCTGCACGGTATCCCAATCTGCTCGTCAATGGCGCGCACGGGATTGCTGTGGGCATGATGACCAATATCCCGCCGCATAATCTGGGCGAGGTCGTGTCCGCCTGTATTCATATGATCGACCACTCAAACGTCACCGTTGCCCAACTACTGAGATACATCAAAGGCCCCGATTTCCCGTTGGGAGGACGGTTGATCACCGATCGCCGTTCGATGCGCAAGGTGTATGAAGAAGGCCGAGGATCGCTCAAGGTCCGTGGGGAATGGAAACAGGACCGCCAAGGCCGCAAAACCCTAGCCAACCAGTTGGTGATTTATTCCATGCCTTACAGCGTGGAGTCGGGCAACCTCGTTAACGAGATCGGCTCGGTCGTGCAGAATCGCAAACTGCCGCAACTGCTGGATGTGGTTGATGAAACCAGCGACGACAACGGATTGCGGATCGTGCTGGAAATCAAACCGGGCGCGGATCCCGAAGCGGTCATGGCCTATCTCTACAAACACACGTCGCTGGAACAAAATTTCAATTTCAATTCCACTTCGCTCATCCCCGACGGGCATGGCCTGACTGTGCCGGCGCGGTTGAATCTTGTTGAAATGTTGCAGCACTTTCTCGACTTTCGTTTCATCACCGTCCGTCGCCGTTTTGAATACCTGCTCGAGCAACTCCGCAAACGGATTCACATTCTCGAAGGTTTTGAAATCGTCTTCAATGGCCTCGACAAAGCCCTGAAGATCATCCGCAACAGCCAGGGCAAACAGGATGCCGCCCAAAAATTGATGCGGGCCTTCCCGTTGGATGAAATCCAAACCGACGCCATTCTCGTCATGCAGTTGTACAAAATCTCCACACTGGAGATTGATAACATCCTCGAAGAACTCGCCGAAAAACGCGCGGAGGCGAAGCGTATCGAGCGGATCCTCAAATCCGACAAACGACTGTGGGGCGTTGTCAAAAACGAATTGAAGGAACTGGCCGACGAATACGCTGACAAGCGACGGACCAGCATCGGATCGACCGACGAAATCGCCGAGTTTGATCCCGAAGCCTACATCGTCCGCGAAAATGCCAACGTGGTTGTCACGCAAGATGGCTGGATCAAACGGGTCGGCCGTATGGCGAAAGTCGAAAGCACGCGTGTGCGTGAAGGGGACGCGGTGCTCAACGTGGTTCCCGGCAGCACGTTGGACCAGATGATTTTCTTTTCGAGCGAAGGGGTCGCCTATACGATGCGGATCGACGGCATCCCTGCTTCGGCCGGATACGGTGACCCGCTGGGCAAGCACTTTCGCCTGGGGGATGGCGCCAAGATCGTCGCTGCCCTGTCCACCGATGTGCGATTTGTTCCCCAGGACAAAAAGAAACGCGGCCAAGCCACGCCCGCGCCGTATTTGCTCGTTGCCACGGCAAAGGGCCAAGTGCTGCGGATTTCGCTCAGCACCTTTCGCGCGATTTCCACCAAAGCAGGCCGCAAGTTCTGCCGACTCAGTAAAGGGGATCGAGTCGTCTTCGTCGAGTTGGCCACCGAGGCCGAAACCATGTTTCTCGCAACAAAGTCCGCCCGTATTCTGCATTTCCCGATCGAGGAAGTCCCGATCCTGGGCGGCCCGGGCAAAGGGGTCCGCGGCATTAAGCTCCAAGATGACGACGAGGTGCTCGGCGGCGTGCAACTGATCGCCGCCCGGGATTGCCTGCGGGTGAAAAATGAACATGACAAGCTGTTAACGTTTGGCCAAATGAAATACAACGTCACCTCCCGCGGAGGCAAGGGAGTCAAAACCAGCCACCGCACCGATTTCGTCGAAATCGTCCGTCCGCATATCGAACTCGTCGATTGGACAGCCATGGAAGAATCCGAATAACAATTTGGTAGGTCATGCTGTGCATGACGAAACTCAAGGTTTGCATCCAACGACATTCACGTCATGCACAGCATGACCTACTTTAGACTCTCTTCACAATAACTATGGCGACCGCGACATCGAAATCGAAATACACAGCCAAGAACATTGAAGTCCTGGAAGGACTCGAAGCAGTCCGCCGCCGTCCCTCGATGTATATCGGCGGCGTCGACAATCGCGGCCTGCATCACCTGTTGTGGGAAATCGTCGATAATGCGGTCGACGAATACCTCGCCGGTGAAGCGGATCGTTGCACCGTCACGCTACACAAAGATGGCGAGTCGCTCACCGTTCAGGATAATGGTCGCGGGATTCCGGTGGATAAACATCCCAAAACCAAAAAACCGGCGCTGGAATTGATCCTCACCACGCTGCATTCGGGCGGAAAATTTAGCGACAAAAACTACGCGCGCAGCGGCGGTCTGCATGGCGTTGGTTCCTCGGTCGTCAATGCCCTGGCCAGCGAAATGGTCGCCACGATTCATCGCGACGGGCATGAATGGGTGCAACGCTATAAACGGGGCAAACCGACAACTCCGGTCAAAAAAACGAAGCGGTTTCGCGGTCACGGGACGACGATTTATTTCCGCCCGGATGTAGAGATCTTTAAGCGTGTGCACTTCAATTCCACGGAAATCTTCCAACATCTGGAGGACATCTCCTATCTGCACGCCGGATTGAAGATCGTTTTTCATGACGAGACCAAGGGGGAAAAGCACGAATTCTCTCATCCCGACGGTATCGGGGCCTATGTCGACAAACTGATCGCCGACGGCGAAAAGAAATCGATTCACGAAGCGAAGTTTCAAGCGGAAAAAGACGACAAGAAATGCCGCGTCGAGGTCGCCCTCAAATGGACGCAGAGCACCGATGAGCAAATCCGCAGTTACGTCAACGGCATTCGCACCCATGGCGGCGGGACCCACGAAAGCGGCTTCCGCAGCGGCATCGTCAAAGCGGTCCGTAATTATATGGACGTGCACAAAATCAAGCCCAAGGGGATCTCGCTGACCGCCGACGACATCCGTGAAGGCTGCGTCGGTATCCTGTCGGTCTTCCATCCCGATCCCATGTTTCAGGGGCAGACCAAGGAAAGACTCAACAACCCCGAAATGACCGCCCAGTCCGAGGGGCTCGTCCGTCCGGCACTGGAAAGCTGGCTCAACAGCAATCCCACCGTCGCCGAAGAAGTCGTCGCCCGCATGGTTCTGTCCGCTCGCGCGCGGATGGCCAGTCGCGACGCCGCTTCCGACGTCCGCCGCAAATCCCCCGCCAACAAACGCGCCAATCTGCCCGGCAAACTCTTCGATTGTCGCACCAACAAACCGAGCGACGCCGAATTGTTCATCGTCGAAGGCGATTCGGCCGGCGGCAGCGCTGCCATGGGCCGCAACAGCAAAACGCAAGCGGTCCTTCCGCTACGGGGCAAGGTGCTCAATACCGAATCGATTTCCTCAGCCAAGGCCATGAACAGCCAAGCCATCAACGATCTCGTCGAGACGCTCGGCACCGGCATTGGCGATAAATTCGACCTACACAAACTCCGCTACAACCGCGTGATTTTGTTAATGGATGCCGACAGCGACGGCCACCACATCAGCACACTGCTGTTGGCATTCTTCTTCCGCCACATGCGCGATTTAATCCGCAGCGAACACCTCTTCATCGCACAGCCACCGCTGTACCGAATCGAATCGGGCAAACAGACGTTCTACGCCGCCGACGATCCGCACAAAGAAGAGATCCTCGCTTCTCTGCCGGAAAACCGCAATCCGGTCATCAGCCGCTTCAAAGGTCTGGGCGAGATGACCGCCAAACAGCTGCAAGAAACCACGCTCGATCCCAAAACCCGCACGCTCTTGCGGGTCGACATCGAAGCCCCCTTGGACGCCGACAAAACCTTCCAACAACTCCTCGGCAAAGACCCCGCCCCCCGCTACGAAGCCATCATGCAAGACGCCAGCTTGGTGGATGAGTTGGACGTGTAGACCAAAACACATCAGCTAGCACGCATTTTGCCGCCAAATCTACTATGCTGTACGTTATTGGCATCGCAATTTAAAAAA from Symmachiella dynata encodes:
- a CDS encoding tetratricopeptide repeat protein, yielding MNRLTRQLNFPPSTLTLALLLSALVLLAPLGACGDEESLTARYFDGLRSRQLYEVAELYGREQLLRDDLLPEERLEFTIELSRTLADHAMHAGDAQQQAKLWTEAREILNTLIQQTPQQQFSLEFQLAQLDALRGQSLRYQSQIAPYDHVLRDQAAKILAQAIEQFRAVQRSADAALKGLSQATNSASPYTEPELAGLVAQVKQSEATALLDLAMVLPSDSPDRAVALIDAAKRLKELPRSSSGPGKIRAAEVQLLYARCLRLQRHYQQSLDLLNQFSKAGANSVIGDRATGERIRALLGMKRTDEAAKLIDDFTIAGRELPAELEFLNVRILSTQWQQQVAEGNSAAAAGLLELIHQQAEKVQQQTGGYWGARAWALWESNQESSQYGAEVALAIREARALYGHGKVLDAIEQYGQAASTAFRTGQRDLAFDLAFTRASLQLRTKQYEVAARAFGELYEKFPLNARAADASLLRAFALGQVYNTRRTQNKRQAYTEALEQHREQFAEHPTSAAATWMLAELEEQRLQTTVALQLYQTIPADHARGPASRVAIARCYEKILRRLQSLGRPTDSWQEIATNEIQGFLPPQSSNLSSPLTEPQCEIATYLAKIYLHATPPNFAAADAVLARVFDGRSAGAATNNSPQLRKTLAAAMQLRVVSLAGQNRLADAGKLLNQLSETSPVEMLGILGGLSKLVEDAGDETSRDVGALQLQAVEKLDTRREQLTPAQAKRLDQCRAQAYEALGRIDAAIELYEELRETFPKDRELQRNLGEALIHCGTQRCLNQATQLWARLETANKSGTPQWLNARYYRALTAFKLKDYDLCYKLTGIAAQLYPELGGAELKPRYEELSKQCDAQRAKK
- a CDS encoding DNA gyrase/topoisomerase IV subunit B is translated as MATATSKSKYTAKNIEVLEGLEAVRRRPSMYIGGVDNRGLHHLLWEIVDNAVDEYLAGEADRCTVTLHKDGESLTVQDNGRGIPVDKHPKTKKPALELILTTLHSGGKFSDKNYARSGGLHGVGSSVVNALASEMVATIHRDGHEWVQRYKRGKPTTPVKKTKRFRGHGTTIYFRPDVEIFKRVHFNSTEIFQHLEDISYLHAGLKIVFHDETKGEKHEFSHPDGIGAYVDKLIADGEKKSIHEAKFQAEKDDKKCRVEVALKWTQSTDEQIRSYVNGIRTHGGGTHESGFRSGIVKAVRNYMDVHKIKPKGISLTADDIREGCVGILSVFHPDPMFQGQTKERLNNPEMTAQSEGLVRPALESWLNSNPTVAEEVVARMVLSARARMASRDAASDVRRKSPANKRANLPGKLFDCRTNKPSDAELFIVEGDSAGGSAAMGRNSKTQAVLPLRGKVLNTESISSAKAMNSQAINDLVETLGTGIGDKFDLHKLRYNRVILLMDADSDGHHISTLLLAFFFRHMRDLIRSEHLFIAQPPLYRIESGKQTFYAADDPHKEEILASLPENRNPVISRFKGLGEMTAKQLQETTLDPKTRTLLRVDIEAPLDADKTFQQLLGKDPAPRYEAIMQDASLVDELDV
- a CDS encoding DNA gyrase/topoisomerase IV subunit A, with translation MAPKRTPKRKQSKKAVAAKSKGSNSNGSNGSNGADRIEYVSISQETRRRYLNYAMSVITARALPDIRDGLKPVQRRILYVMFNGLRLTFDAKHRKCSKICGDTTGNFHPHGDVAVYEALCRMAQDFSLRKPLIDGQGNFGSMMGLPAAASRYTEARLTTIAAELMSELRYQTVDMRPTYDAVTEEPVVLPARYPNLLVNGAHGIAVGMMTNIPPHNLGEVVSACIHMIDHSNVTVAQLLRYIKGPDFPLGGRLITDRRSMRKVYEEGRGSLKVRGEWKQDRQGRKTLANQLVIYSMPYSVESGNLVNEIGSVVQNRKLPQLLDVVDETSDDNGLRIVLEIKPGADPEAVMAYLYKHTSLEQNFNFNSTSLIPDGHGLTVPARLNLVEMLQHFLDFRFITVRRRFEYLLEQLRKRIHILEGFEIVFNGLDKALKIIRNSQGKQDAAQKLMRAFPLDEIQTDAILVMQLYKISTLEIDNILEELAEKRAEAKRIERILKSDKRLWGVVKNELKELADEYADKRRTSIGSTDEIAEFDPEAYIVRENANVVVTQDGWIKRVGRMAKVESTRVREGDAVLNVVPGSTLDQMIFFSSEGVAYTMRIDGIPASAGYGDPLGKHFRLGDGAKIVAALSTDVRFVPQDKKKRGQATPAPYLLVATAKGQVLRISLSTFRAISTKAGRKFCRLSKGDRVVFVELATEAETMFLATKSARILHFPIEEVPILGGPGKGVRGIKLQDDDEVLGGVQLIAARDCLRVKNEHDKLLTFGQMKYNVTSRGGKGVKTSHRTDFVEIVRPHIELVDWTAMEESE